From the Synergistetes bacterium HGW-Synergistetes-1 genome, the window TCTGATACAGATCCCTTCATCGCTGTACCCGTCAGAACAGTGCCAAAACCGGAGATGTGGAATGCCCTGTCCACCGGCATAAAGAATGCTCCGTTCCGGTCTCTCTGCTTTGCAGAGAGGACCATCCCTTCAATCTCAGACAAAAGGTCCGGTATGCCTTTCCCGGTGAGTGCAGAGACCGGGATCAGCGGTTTTCCTTCGAGAAAGGTGCCTGCTGTAAGCGAATATATCTCATCTTTTGCCAGCTCCAGCATTTCTTCATCCACCAGGTCTATCTTGTTGATGACCGCTATGCCGTTTTGGATACCCAACAACGTGAGTATCTCAAGATGTTCCCTCGTCTGAGGCATTACACCGTCATCAGCAGCGATAACAAGCATCACTGCGTCAATACCTGCCGCACCTGCAACCATCTGCCTTATAAATTTTTCATGTCCGGGAACGTCAATTATGCTTATTGTCTTTCCGGACGGGAGGTCAAGAGGGGCAAACCCAAGCTCGATCGTCATCCCTCTCTTTTTTTCCTCCAGGAGACGGTCGCAGTCCACCCCTGAGAGCGCTCTGACTATGGCTGTTTTTCCATGGTCGATGTGCCCTGCTGTGCCTAAAACGAATGGGTATTCCCTGTTAGTCACTGCTTTCTGCCTTTTCCCGGTTTAATGAAAACATCTCTCTGAATCCATCAAATATCCACTTTTCATCCTTTTCTGAAAGGGTGCGCACATGGAACAATAATCTGTCTTCACTAGCTCCTGTAATTACCGGAACACTGAGGAGCCTCAGCTTTTCTGCAAGCTTCCCTGTACTGCCAAGTTCTGGAAGTTTAAGTGAAACAGCATATCCGGGCAGTTCAGAACCTGGAAAAGCTCCGCCGCCAACTGTATCATTTACCGGAATTACATCAAGAAATACTGAGCGAAGTCTGGTCTTGCCCAAAAGGCCTGAAAGCTTCCTTTTGAACCTCTTTGCCTGCCTCTTCATATCTTCGGCATTCCTGTTTATCATCCTAAATGTCGGGATAGATCCCGTCTCTCCCTTGAGATAGAGCCTCAGCGTAGCCTCAAATGCTGCAAGAGTCATCTTGTCCACTCTTAATGCCCTAAGGAGTTGATGTTGTCTTAATTTATCCACCAGACAGGCAGATCCTGCAATAACACCTATCTGGGGTCCTCCAAGAAGCTTGTCTCCTGAAAAAGTGACCAGGTCTACACCGGATTCAATGCACTCTTTCACAGTCGGGTCACCTTTTAATGCCGGCCCATCCATCTTGACCAACATCCCGCTTCCCAGGTCTTCCATGAAGACAAGATCATTAGCATGCGCCATCGTGGCAAGTTCTTCCCTGGGAACAGAGGAGGTAAAACCCTGGACTGAAAAATTTGAAGTATGCACCTTAAGTATCATTGCAGTCTCTTCTGTTATTGCACTTTCATAATCTCGCAGATGTGTCTTGTTTGTAGTACCGACTTCGACCATCCTGCTGCCCGAAAGTGCCATTATTTCCGGTATCCTGAAAGAACCGCCTATCTCTACAAGTTCTCCCCTTGAGATCACTGTTTCCTTATCTTTTGCAAGGGCTCCGAGAGAGAGTATTACAGCCGCCGCATTGTTGTTGACCACTATTGCCGCTTCTGCTCCGGTCAGACGGCAAAGGAGCCACTCTACGTGGTCGTTCCTGTGCCCCCTTGATCCGGTTTCCGGCGAATATTCCAGTGTGCTGTAGTTCGCCGCAACGCTGTTTACAGCATCAACAGCTTCTTTTGCTAGAAGGGCCCTGCCCAGATTAGTATAGAGAACGACTCCGGTAGCATTAACCACCGGCCTCAGGCTTTTATGCGCTCGGGTTTTCAGCCTTTTTTCGGCTTCAGCAGCGATTTTTCCTGTGTCAAAAGCCGCGTCAGGATCTTTGAATATTTTCTCCCTTTGGTCATCGAGCACTCCTGAAATGACTGATTTTACTGAATCACGGCCTATTTCAGCTTCGTATTTCCCGATCCAGGGCATTGAAAGGATCTTGTCCATTGATGGTATATTGCGCATAGCGTTCTGGATCTTTTCTTTCAAGGAGAACCCCTCCTGCCGGCTGATAAAAAAATATAAGATCTAAATATCAAATATAAATACTGCTGTTGCGTACAATAAAAATTATTCCCAGTCATCTTCACTAAACATTATAAAGTACACCGGGTAAGAATCAAACCAGTTCAGACCAAATCATGTTTGCGACCCTCATGCCTTTTGATGAGAGAGAGATCCTTTTTTCGGAAATATCGTAAAGGTCTTCAGTAAACCGACTAAGTTTTTCAATTATCTTCTTCTCTTCCAAGATTCCGTACTTATTGGAAAATTCTTCCCTGTCAATTCCTTTTGACATCCTCAAAGCAAGTACCGCTGCTTCCGACGCCTTTCTTTCTCCAAATAGCCTTTCGCCTGAAGCTATCGAACTGCCGCCCTGATCAAGCGACCTGGAATATTCAGTGATCCCGGATATATTTTTGTATCGCCAGCCCTTAAGAAAGCCTGATGCGCCCGGACCGACCCCGAGATACTCCCCTTCTTCCCAGTAGTTGATATTGTGCCTGCTCTGATGCCCCTCTTTGGCAAAATTTGCAATTTCATACTGATTATAACCTTTTCGCGGCATATACCACTGGGCCCACCTATATGGCAAATAACCATCAGAAAGATCCTTTTCGGGCATTGACTCCCAAAGAGTACCGGGTTCCAGCGTAAGCTGATATAAAGAAATATGGTCTATTCCTGACTTTACCGCCTGGCTGAGGGTCCTCGACCAATTTCTGAAGGTCTGTCCAGGAAGTCCGAACATGAAATCTGAGTTGACAGAAAAACCTGATGCAAGGGATGCGGATATCGCTTCGTATGCCTGAGCGGCGCTGTGAAGCCTGCCCAGCTGTATCAGCTCGGCATCATCAAAACTCTGGGCTCCGATGCTTACCCGTGAGACCCTCCAGTCCCTCCAAAAGAGCAGATGATCAGCCCTTAAGGAGTTTGGATTAGCCTCGACAGTAACCTCTGCACCCGGCTCAAATATGAAATGGCTGTCTATTATCTCAGCCAGCCTGAGCCACTGAGGTCCGGTGATAACAGTAGGAGTGCCTCCGCCTATGTAGCATGTAGAAAGGGATGGTTTTCCTATGCGTTTTTCCCACCACTCGAGCTCTTTACTCAGCATTTCAAGCCACAGATCCCTCTCTCCCTCCGAGGGGACCTTGCTCTCAAATGCACAGTAAGGGCATTTTCTCTCGCAAAAAGGGACATGTATGTAAAGAGAGAGCCCCCCTGCGGGAGGCTCAAAAGGGTTCATGCTTTGGGTCATTATTTATCCTCTGATTTTGTGACATCCATGAATGCAAGGAAGGCTTCCTGCGGGATTGAGACCCTTCCGACCTGTTTCATGCGTTTTTTCCCCTCTTTTTGCTTTTCAAGGAGTTTCCGTTTTCTGGTTATATCTCCTCCGTAGCACTTGGCAAGAACGTCTTTCCTTACTGCTTTTATGTTCATCCTTACAATGACTTTTTTCCCTATCGCAGCCTGTACAGGTATCTCAAAAAGCTGCCTTGGGATAAGCTCCTTAAGCTTTCCT encodes:
- a CDS encoding coproporphyrinogen dehydrogenase, translating into MTQSMNPFEPPAGGLSLYIHVPFCERKCPYCAFESKVPSEGERDLWLEMLSKELEWWEKRIGKPSLSTCYIGGGTPTVITGPQWLRLAEIIDSHFIFEPGAEVTVEANPNSLRADHLLFWRDWRVSRVSIGAQSFDDAELIQLGRLHSAAQAYEAISASLASGFSVNSDFMFGLPGQTFRNWSRTLSQAVKSGIDHISLYQLTLEPGTLWESMPEKDLSDGYLPYRWAQWYMPRKGYNQYEIANFAKEGHQSRHNINYWEEGEYLGVGPGASGFLKGWRYKNISGITEYSRSLDQGGSSIASGERLFGERKASEAAVLALRMSKGIDREEFSNKYGILEEKKIIEKLSRFTEDLYDISEKRISLSSKGMRVANMIWSELV
- the selA gene encoding L-seryl-tRNA(Sec) selenium transferase, coding for MKEKIQNAMRNIPSMDKILSMPWIGKYEAEIGRDSVKSVISGVLDDQREKIFKDPDAAFDTGKIAAEAEKRLKTRAHKSLRPVVNATGVVLYTNLGRALLAKEAVDAVNSVAANYSTLEYSPETGSRGHRNDHVEWLLCRLTGAEAAIVVNNNAAAVILSLGALAKDKETVISRGELVEIGGSFRIPEIMALSGSRMVEVGTTNKTHLRDYESAITEETAMILKVHTSNFSVQGFTSSVPREELATMAHANDLVFMEDLGSGMLVKMDGPALKGDPTVKECIESGVDLVTFSGDKLLGGPQIGVIAGSACLVDKLRQHQLLRALRVDKMTLAAFEATLRLYLKGETGSIPTFRMINRNAEDMKRQAKRFKRKLSGLLGKTRLRSVFLDVIPVNDTVGGGAFPGSELPGYAVSLKLPELGSTGKLAEKLRLLSVPVITGASEDRLLFHVRTLSEKDEKWIFDGFREMFSLNREKAESSD